The DNA window CATACACGGACTTAAAAAAACTCAAACGCTTCGGCATCCATGTTGACGGCATCACCGTTGACTTCATGGCCATGAAAAAGCATCGTGACCAGATGGTCAAACTAGCAGCCCTGGGTGCCCAAAAAGGACTTGCCGACGCGCAGGTGGAAACAAAAACCGGCACGGGCGAGATTCTCTCGCCCCGCGAAGTGAGATACATTGAACCATCCGGTCAAAGTCATCTGCTTGAGACAAAAAACATCCTCATTGCCTGGGGGTCGGAACCGCAGCTCCTGCCGGACATCAAGACTTCGGAACGGATGATGACTTCAGACGGCATACTCGAGATGACTTCACTGCCGTCCGGCATGATCGTTGTCGGCGGAAGTTTCATCGGCGTCGAATACGCCACGGTATTTGCGGAACTTGGTGTCAAGGTGATCCTGGTGGAACTGCTGGACCGCATTTTGCCGCAGGAAGATCAAGAGGCCGCGGAATTTCTCACACAGGAACTGGCCCGTCTGGGCATTGCCGTCCACACATCGACGGAGCTCACCAGTCTGAAAGAATCTGCCGGCGGCGTTGTGATGCAGGTACGCAAAAACAGGGAACCCATGGAGATGCGCGCCGGATGCGCCCTGCTTTGCACAGGAAGAAAGCCTCTGCTCTACAGGACTGAGCTGGACAGGCTGGGAATCGAGTACAGCAGCGCCGGAATCAAGGTGGATAAAAACATGATGACCACTTGCCGGGGCATTTATGCCGCGGGCGATGTCACCGGCGGAATGATGCTGGCGCACCGTGCGGCCCGGCAGGCCAAAGCCGCAGTGGAACATATGTACGGCGGAATCGGTAATATTTACAACGAAAATTTTATTCCGTCGG is part of the Deltaproteobacteria bacterium HGW-Deltaproteobacteria-6 genome and encodes:
- the lpdA gene encoding dihydrolipoyl dehydrogenase, encoding MSDKYDLIVIGGGPGGTEAAQTASQKQKRVLIIEKNGWGGTCAHRGCIPTKAMLSCSKSYTDLKKLKRFGIHVDGITVDFMAMKKHRDQMVKLAALGAQKGLADAQVETKTGTGEILSPREVRYIEPSGQSHLLETKNILIAWGSEPQLLPDIKTSERMMTSDGILEMTSLPSGMIVVGGSFIGVEYATVFAELGVKVILVELLDRILPQEDQEAAEFLTQELARLGIAVHTSTELTSLKESAGGVVMQVRKNREPMEMRAGCALLCTGRKPLLYRTELDRLGIEYSSAGIKVDKNMMTTCRGIYAAGDVTGGMMLAHRAARQAKAAVEHMYGGIGNIYNENFIPSVVYSHPQIARVGYTEERARNEGLSVEVVRSPYSANIIARTELIGQGFVKAVFHQDKIIGAVILGDHAADLISGLALAVAAQLTRKQLRSWVIPHPTLSEIFAPLIG